One window from the genome of Methanobacterium formicicum encodes:
- a CDS encoding NifB/NifX family molybdenum-iron cluster-binding protein, with protein MVLLCVPSLDKDGLKGNLSQHLGKTPYFVLIKWEDEQIENFQVIESKSKHLGGAMTPGEFIAGSGADKLLCGNLGPKAVHMLQNAGIEVYVGASGTVIEALQSWSEGKLKLASMDNACSEGHD; from the coding sequence ATGGTATTATTATGTGTCCCCAGTCTTGATAAAGACGGTCTAAAAGGAAACTTATCCCAACATCTGGGAAAAACTCCCTACTTCGTTTTAATCAAGTGGGAAGATGAGCAAATCGAGAATTTTCAGGTTATAGAAAGTAAATCAAAACATTTGGGTGGGGCCATGACTCCCGGGGAATTCATTGCTGGTTCTGGTGCTGACAAACTTTTATGTGGTAATTTAGGTCCCAAAGCAGTTCACATGCTCCAGAATGCGGGAATTGAAGTTTATGTGGGTGCATCAGGGACGGTGATTGAAGCCCTGCAAAGCTGGAGCGAAGGGAAATTAAAACTGGCCAGCATGGATAATGCCTGTTCTGAGGGTCATGATTAA
- a CDS encoding CPBP family intramembrane glutamic endopeptidase, which yields MSTLSPITFLDNASEGSNSWWKYVLTVIMSLVGGSLVAGIILGILLVVLSIFSSGGIANIYDFITSALSSPFSLVILVGISYTLSYLFFYICLRFIHHKHLLKVINTVSGVRWKLLFKGLILWALILFIFSLPDLIINPGSYQITYNSGNFLILLVICLLVFPLQASFEEILFRGYLMQGFSLISKKPWIPLLITSVLFGIVHFFNGTSLTSDLSIVASTFVVGMMLGVLALADNGIESAMGVHIANNLYVALFFNSTDSGLQGLPSVVTSQAAEPFSGLFFLILASILMIVILFWNRKEDVLRIFR from the coding sequence ATGTCAACTCTTTCACCAATAACATTTTTAGATAATGCCTCGGAAGGATCCAACAGCTGGTGGAAATACGTTTTAACCGTTATAATGTCCCTGGTGGGGGGTAGTCTGGTGGCGGGCATTATACTGGGAATTTTGCTTGTAGTACTGTCCATTTTTTCCTCAGGTGGAATAGCAAACATTTACGATTTCATTACCTCCGCCTTGAGCAGCCCCTTTTCCCTGGTGATACTGGTGGGGATCAGTTACACCCTATCCTATTTATTCTTCTACATCTGCTTGAGATTCATCCACCATAAACACCTGTTAAAGGTTATCAACACTGTTTCAGGAGTAAGGTGGAAGCTTTTATTTAAAGGGCTTATTTTGTGGGCGTTGATTCTTTTTATCTTTTCTTTACCCGATTTGATCATTAACCCCGGTAGTTATCAGATTACCTATAACTCTGGAAATTTCCTCATCCTCCTGGTTATCTGTCTACTGGTATTCCCCCTCCAGGCTTCCTTTGAGGAAATACTGTTTAGAGGGTACCTCATGCAGGGATTTAGTTTAATTTCCAAAAAACCATGGATTCCACTTTTAATCACTTCCGTGCTATTTGGAATTGTACATTTCTTTAATGGAACCAGCCTGACCTCTGATCTGTCCATTGTTGCTTCCACCTTCGTGGTGGGAATGATGCTGGGTGTACTGGCCCTGGCTGATAATGGGATAGAATCCGCCATGGGGGTCCACATTGCCAATAATCTTTATGTGGCTCTTTTCTTTAATTCAACCGATTCAGGGCTTCAGGGATTGCCATCAGTGGTCACTTCTCAGGCAGCAGAACCCTTCAGTGGACTATTTTTCCTAATTTTGGCTTCAATTTTAATGATTGTCATCCTGTTCTGGAACCGGAAAGAGGATGTACTACGAATATTCCGTTAA
- a CDS encoding TRAM domain-containing protein: protein MFGADETPKTAPIKEGEEYEVKIEDVGKEGDGITRIEGFVVFVPETKVGEEIKVRITSVRRRFAFAEKVPE, encoded by the coding sequence TTGTTTGGAGCAGATGAAACCCCAAAGACGGCCCCGATAAAGGAAGGGGAAGAATATGAGGTTAAAATTGAGGATGTAGGCAAGGAAGGCGATGGAATCACCAGAATTGAAGGTTTCGTAGTCTTTGTGCCTGAAACAAAGGTAGGTGAAGAAATTAAGGTTCGAATAACTTCAGTGCGGAGAAGATTCGCCTTTGCCGAGAAGGTCCCGGAATAA
- a CDS encoding methanogenesis marker 7 protein, whose amino-acid sequence MYETLTYTGGVHKHEEIKELIEDLGGFVLQETTSQMDLVLTLAVPVEDVDKVDEKSRELLGKIKRAPMAGTEIAIVSPTLARQHLPHSACDISEYLRRYGAKDNMIGLSRGAGKGISRISEDEKRLIEEHDLVVFALGSFRECLMNKTHLFNDIDIPVVVTGAPEMSLDDLPGATAYVNGLGRIPRRLKRGENIRALRNLAEVVEDILDNRRKEMMDDPPIVPSILVKTEIENQVKAVEEIYSPAPIVSQLDGVRVKLNYDEHKDEIAEVKVDEYRLGDVSEIKKSLMYDYILVKLLPESSII is encoded by the coding sequence ATGTACGAAACCCTAACTTACACGGGAGGAGTTCACAAGCACGAAGAGATAAAGGAGCTTATCGAGGATCTGGGAGGCTTCGTGTTGCAGGAGACCACCAGCCAGATGGATCTGGTTCTTACCCTGGCGGTGCCTGTGGAAGATGTGGATAAGGTTGATGAAAAGTCCCGGGAACTCTTGGGAAAAATTAAAAGAGCACCTATGGCTGGGACAGAAATTGCCATAGTCTCTCCCACCCTGGCCCGACAGCACTTACCCCACTCTGCCTGTGATATCTCCGAGTATCTTCGACGTTATGGGGCTAAAGATAATATGATTGGTCTCTCCCGTGGAGCGGGAAAGGGCATATCCCGTATTTCTGAAGATGAGAAGAGACTCATTGAAGAGCACGACCTGGTGGTTTTTGCCCTGGGGAGTTTCCGGGAATGTCTGATGAACAAGACCCATCTTTTTAACGATATCGATATTCCAGTGGTGGTAACTGGTGCTCCGGAAATGAGTTTGGATGACCTGCCTGGGGCCACGGCCTATGTGAATGGCCTGGGAAGAATTCCCCGTCGCCTTAAAAGGGGAGAAAATATTCGTGCCCTTCGAAATTTGGCCGAGGTTGTGGAAGATATCCTGGATAACCGACGTAAAGAGATGATGGATGATCCACCGATAGTGCCTTCTATTCTGGTTAAAACTGAGATTGAAAACCAGGTTAAGGCCGTGGAGGAGATCTATTCCCCGGCACCCATTGTCAGCCAGCTGGATGGCGTGCGGGTAAAATTGAACTATGATGAACATAAGGATGAAATTGCCGAGGTAAAGGTGGATGAGTACCGCCTGGGTGATGTCTCTGAAATTAAAAAATCCCTGATGTATGATTATATTCTGGTAAAATTGCTGCCGGAAAGTTCCATAATTTAA
- a CDS encoding TIGR00269 family protein: MKPLDRHSFNLELENRVEKVITDYNLIDKGDKVAVALSGGKDSVLTLHILHKLVEEGGFDFKLLAIAIDEGIVHYREEGLEAARGQAKDLGVEYHELSFKKEIRFSLDEASQFYQTACVPCGVFRRYLLNRTACQLNVDKLATGHNLDDEVQSYLMSFARADVRRFAKFGPKQERIHPGMVPRIKPLWLVKEKEVGTWAIMNEIPVHLAECPYAHQSLRSRLKNYLNQLEEERPGTKLNLLNFFQKNLRNLNQKRIELHRCQKCGEPSSVPVCKACEIQEFLEQKLR, translated from the coding sequence ATGAAACCCCTGGACAGGCACAGCTTCAACCTGGAACTTGAAAACCGTGTTGAAAAGGTAATAACTGATTATAACCTGATAGATAAAGGGGATAAGGTGGCAGTAGCTCTTTCTGGGGGTAAAGATAGTGTTTTGACCCTGCACATTCTGCATAAACTGGTTGAAGAGGGTGGTTTTGATTTCAAACTCCTGGCCATTGCCATTGATGAAGGGATAGTTCATTATCGTGAGGAGGGTTTGGAAGCTGCCCGTGGCCAGGCAAAGGATCTGGGGGTGGAGTACCATGAACTATCCTTTAAAAAAGAGATTAGATTTTCTCTGGATGAAGCCTCCCAGTTCTATCAGACAGCCTGTGTCCCCTGTGGTGTTTTTAGACGTTACCTTCTGAACCGCACTGCCTGCCAACTGAATGTTGATAAACTGGCCACCGGTCACAACCTGGATGATGAGGTCCAATCCTATTTAATGAGTTTTGCCCGGGCTGATGTGCGCCGGTTTGCCAAGTTCGGACCTAAACAGGAACGAATACATCCGGGAATGGTGCCACGCATAAAACCCCTATGGCTGGTGAAGGAAAAAGAAGTGGGTACCTGGGCTATAATGAATGAAATCCCGGTGCACCTGGCCGAATGTCCCTATGCCCACCAATCTCTTCGCTCCCGATTAAAAAATTATCTCAACCAGTTGGAAGAGGAGCGACCCGGCACCAAACTGAATCTACTTAATTTTTTCCAGAAAAATCTCCGTAACTTGAACCAGAAAAGGATTGAACTGCACCGTTGCCAGAAGTGTGGTGAACCATCCTCTGTACCCGTCTGTAAGGCCTGTGAGATCCAGGAATTCCTAGAACAAAAGTTAAGATGA
- a CDS encoding metallophosphoesterase: MRRILQYAMFISLFFVGFLVLNYYLFFGMSFLLGLPMDTFFYTVMIVAALSYPLATLVERTVSNNYTRIFYTAASAWMGISFYLLFLLLDYLIVSWIVPVPRESAGILIAILVTVISAYSIYNSYNLELVELEIPLNGLKEDLKVVQLSDIHIGSVRNSGYMERIVGETIKLNPDVVFITGDMVDGSARLHKHTFKAINRLKMPVFFVTGNHETYEGMDEVFRVLEGSNLKILSGEVIDFKGVQVVGVNYSFERNHLQNTLNQLKIEKEKPSILLYHLPQELESTHAAGIDLQLSGHTHNGQMIPFNYLVKLMFPYIRGLYDYKGTKLYVSQGTGTWGPPMRLGSRCEITLINLKSSN, translated from the coding sequence ATGAGAAGAATTTTACAGTATGCAATGTTCATATCCCTTTTTTTCGTGGGATTTTTGGTACTAAACTACTACCTTTTCTTTGGAATGTCATTTCTCCTTGGTTTACCCATGGATACCTTTTTTTACACGGTAATGATAGTTGCTGCCCTATCCTATCCCCTGGCCACTCTGGTGGAACGAACAGTTTCCAACAACTACACTCGTATATTTTACACTGCAGCATCGGCCTGGATGGGAATATCATTCTATCTCCTATTTTTACTCTTAGACTACTTGATCGTCTCCTGGATTGTGCCGGTTCCCCGTGAAAGTGCCGGTATTCTAATCGCCATCCTGGTAACTGTTATCAGTGCATATTCAATTTATAATAGCTACAATCTGGAATTAGTGGAATTAGAAATACCATTAAACGGGTTAAAAGAAGATTTAAAGGTAGTACAACTTTCAGACATTCATATCGGGTCAGTCAGAAATTCGGGTTACATGGAAAGAATTGTAGGTGAAACCATCAAACTAAACCCGGATGTGGTTTTCATAACTGGAGATATGGTTGATGGTAGCGCTCGACTGCACAAACACACATTCAAAGCAATTAATCGTTTAAAAATGCCTGTTTTTTTCGTTACTGGTAATCATGAAACCTACGAAGGAATGGATGAAGTTTTCCGGGTTCTGGAGGGTAGTAATTTGAAAATTCTCTCTGGGGAGGTAATTGATTTTAAAGGGGTGCAAGTGGTAGGTGTTAATTATTCCTTCGAGAGAAATCATCTCCAAAACACCCTTAACCAGCTGAAAATTGAAAAAGAGAAACCATCAATCCTTCTGTATCACCTGCCTCAGGAACTGGAAAGTACCCATGCTGCGGGCATAGACCTGCAACTTTCGGGTCATACCCACAACGGTCAGATGATACCCTTCAATTATCTGGTTAAATTGATGTTCCCTTATATTAGGGGATTATATGATTATAAAGGAACTAAATTGTATGTTTCTCAGGGTACTGGTACCTGGGGTCCGCCCATGAGGCTGGGTTCAAGGTGTGAAATAACCTTGATCAATTTAAAGTCATCAAATTAG
- a CDS encoding MTH1187 family thiamine-binding protein: MISAELTVIPIGTPDTSLSKYVAAAIAALDETHVNYQLHGMGTLLEADNPDDLFEAIKIAHEAVFKAGSQRVVTSVKIDDRRDRQRTMEDKVQSVEKKLE; the protein is encoded by the coding sequence ATGATATCTGCAGAATTGACTGTAATCCCCATAGGTACTCCAGATACAAGCCTCAGTAAATATGTGGCTGCGGCAATTGCTGCCTTGGACGAAACCCACGTGAATTACCAGTTACATGGTATGGGAACCTTGCTGGAAGCTGATAACCCCGACGATCTCTTTGAGGCCATTAAAATTGCCCATGAAGCCGTGTTTAAGGCTGGATCCCAGAGGGTGGTGACCAGTGTCAAAATAGACGATCGTAGAGATCGTCAGCGCACCATGGAAGACAAAGTACAGTCCGTAGAAAAAAAACTAGAATAA
- a CDS encoding DegT/DnrJ/EryC1/StrS family aminotransferase, translating to MIPVAKPLIGEEEIEEVEKVLRSGFIAQGPKVAEFEEAFANYVGAEHAVATSSGTTALHVALLALGVGKGDEVITTPFSFAATGNCALYVGARPVFVDIDPSTFNLDPEGIEEAITEKTKAILPVHLYGQPARMDRIMEISQEHGIPVVEDAAQAHGAKFQDQMIGSIGDMACFSFYPTKNMTTSEGGMITTNSSKLADQARILKAHGERERYQHSVLGYNFRMTDIAAAIGLVQLKKLNGFNQKRIENAEYLTEHLKGISCIESPFVSPQVKHVFHQYTVRVKDGKRNDVMNYLNQEGIGTGIHYPIPIYKQELYQNLGYNDHWSETEKAASEVLSLPVHPSLSVEELEKIVITLEAASDKFF from the coding sequence ATGATACCAGTTGCCAAGCCCCTTATAGGTGAAGAAGAAATTGAAGAAGTGGAAAAAGTTTTAAGGTCAGGATTCATAGCCCAGGGCCCTAAAGTGGCCGAATTTGAAGAAGCTTTTGCCAATTATGTTGGAGCCGAACACGCCGTGGCCACCAGTTCCGGGACCACAGCCTTGCATGTTGCCCTGTTGGCCCTTGGTGTAGGTAAGGGTGATGAAGTGATTACCACTCCCTTCAGCTTTGCAGCCACTGGTAACTGCGCACTATACGTTGGTGCCCGGCCTGTTTTTGTAGACATAGACCCTTCAACATTTAACCTTGATCCAGAAGGTATTGAAGAGGCTATCACTGAAAAAACAAAGGCTATACTCCCGGTACACCTTTATGGTCAACCGGCCAGGATGGATCGCATAATGGAAATCTCCCAGGAACACGGCATCCCCGTGGTGGAGGATGCGGCCCAGGCCCACGGAGCAAAGTTCCAGGACCAGATGATTGGTTCCATTGGTGATATGGCTTGTTTCAGTTTTTATCCCACCAAAAACATGACCACCAGTGAAGGGGGGATGATAACCACCAACAGCAGCAAGCTCGCTGACCAGGCCCGCATACTGAAGGCCCATGGTGAAAGAGAAAGGTACCAGCATTCTGTTCTGGGGTACAATTTCCGAATGACAGACATAGCTGCGGCCATTGGTTTGGTTCAACTGAAAAAGCTCAATGGGTTTAACCAGAAGAGAATAGAAAATGCCGAATACCTCACTGAACATTTAAAGGGAATTTCATGCATTGAATCACCATTTGTTTCCCCCCAGGTGAAACATGTATTCCACCAGTACACCGTAAGGGTTAAAGACGGAAAACGCAATGATGTGATGAATTACCTCAACCAGGAAGGTATTGGAACGGGAATACATTACCCTATCCCCATCTACAAACAGGAACTCTACCAGAACTTGGGATACAATGATCACTGGAGTGAAACTGAAAAGGCAGCCTCGGAAGTTCTATCTCTACCAGTACATCCCTCACTTTCTGTAGAAGAACTGGAAAAGATAGTGATAACCCTGGAAGCAGCTTCGGATAAGTTCTTCTAA
- a CDS encoding Mrp/NBP35 family ATP-binding protein: protein MKTDPEEEHKKLLMQQEINIVKRMSNIGYKIAVMSGKGGVGKSTIAVNLAAAFALNNYHTGIMDVDLHGPDVPHMLGIENATLQQTPLGISPVKARDNLEVLSIEFMLPKKGLPIIWRGPKKTGAIRQFLSDVSWGNLDVLVVDNPPGTGDEPLTVLQSISPLDGVVMVTTPQAVAGEDVRKCVNMVKGLNIPILGIIENMSGFICPHCQEEINIFGKGEGKQLAEELEVPYLGSLPLQTGVREKSDQGQPFILEDPDSEISQKFMEIVSKIENNVFNPKKED, encoded by the coding sequence ATGAAAACAGATCCAGAAGAAGAGCACAAAAAACTCCTAATGCAACAGGAAATCAACATAGTAAAACGTATGAGCAATATAGGTTATAAAATAGCAGTCATGAGTGGTAAAGGGGGTGTGGGTAAATCAACCATAGCCGTAAACCTGGCAGCAGCCTTTGCCCTTAATAATTACCACACCGGTATAATGGACGTGGATTTACATGGGCCCGATGTCCCTCATATGTTAGGAATTGAAAATGCAACCTTACAGCAAACACCTCTGGGTATTTCCCCGGTTAAGGCCCGGGATAACCTTGAAGTTTTATCCATTGAGTTCATGCTACCGAAAAAGGGGCTTCCAATTATATGGAGAGGACCAAAAAAGACAGGAGCCATAAGACAATTCTTATCCGATGTTTCCTGGGGAAATCTGGATGTCTTGGTAGTAGATAACCCACCAGGAACAGGAGATGAACCATTAACTGTCCTGCAATCCATCAGTCCCCTGGATGGTGTGGTCATGGTCACCACTCCCCAGGCCGTAGCCGGGGAAGATGTCCGTAAATGTGTTAACATGGTTAAAGGACTGAACATCCCCATCCTGGGAATAATAGAAAACATGTCCGGATTCATCTGCCCCCACTGTCAGGAAGAAATCAACATTTTCGGTAAAGGTGAAGGGAAACAACTGGCTGAAGAACTGGAAGTACCCTACCTGGGAAGTTTACCCCTGCAAACCGGGGTGCGAGAAAAATCTGACCAGGGCCAACCCTTTATTTTAGAGGACCCTGACTCGGAAATATCCCAAAAATTCATGGAAATAGTTTCTAAAATCGAAAATAACGTATTCAATCCCAAAAAAGAGGATTAA
- the comB gene encoding 2-phosphosulfolactate phosphatase, with product MQVSLSFERSLSKDVAIMVDVLRASTTITVALEKIPNIIPTLEIEEALALAPEHQAFLAGERGGATIEGFDVGNSPLEIQELEGETLIITTSNGTRILEGIHGRALIGSFINARAVANKALQLATDHVEVVMAGVRGNFAIEDFLGAGEIISHLKSEELDEMAQAACLAIENQEKVDQAVKSSRSAQNLKKLGFGKDVEFCLQRDKSQLVPEFKDGLIRILE from the coding sequence ATGCAGGTTTCCCTGAGTTTTGAGAGATCACTTTCTAAAGATGTGGCCATCATGGTGGATGTTCTGCGGGCCAGTACCACCATCACCGTGGCCCTGGAAAAAATTCCGAATATCATTCCCACGCTGGAGATAGAAGAAGCCCTGGCTCTGGCTCCTGAACACCAGGCTTTCCTGGCAGGAGAGCGGGGTGGGGCAACCATTGAAGGATTTGATGTGGGTAATTCACCCCTGGAGATCCAGGAACTGGAGGGTGAAACCCTGATCATCACCACTAGCAACGGGACCCGAATCCTGGAGGGGATCCATGGCCGGGCCCTGATAGGTTCCTTTATAAATGCCCGAGCTGTGGCCAATAAAGCTCTACAATTAGCCACGGACCATGTAGAAGTGGTTATGGCGGGGGTGAGAGGAAATTTTGCCATTGAAGATTTCCTGGGTGCCGGTGAAATAATTTCCCACTTGAAAAGTGAGGAATTGGATGAAATGGCCCAAGCAGCCTGTCTAGCAATTGAAAACCAGGAAAAGGTAGACCAAGCCGTGAAAAGTTCACGGTCAGCACAGAATCTCAAAAAATTGGGGTTCGGCAAAGATGTGGAGTTTTGCCTTCAGCGGGATAAATCACAACTCGTACCGGAATTTAAAGACGGGTTAATAAGAATTTTAGAATAA
- a CDS encoding GTPBP1 family GTP-binding protein yields MTSKSFSKLTSKGERKNIEFKENLNSDPHLLTERKQQLASQMKYRLARGNGEAIYFVGVDDDGLLVGLEKEQMDESLFVLGELAREIKAKIINVEKQNAGQGEVAKVIINREQNSKPDHLLIGVAGHVDHGKSTLVGTLTTGKLDTGSGSTRIFLDVQKHEIERGLSADLSFAVYGFKNGETIRIRNPLNKGDKALMVEKCDKLISFVDTVGHEPWLRTTIRGIVGQKLTHGLLVVAADQGPTHITREHLGIILAMELPVIVVMTKIDRVSEDQIQAVRQEIFDLLKLVGRIPYMVKNMENADFLSENMNQHLVPVIKASPVTGEGLELLDRLFSGLKIPSHEEDFQKPFMMYIDKIYSVMGVGTVVSGTIRQGKVEKGEKLILGPLSSGDFLPVNVKTIEMHHYRKESASVGEVVGISITGVEMDEIRRGMIICHPDYKPQPVREFDADVAILVHPTTIKEGYECITHIETIAETTCFRPLGQEYLSAGDTGQVRMRFKYHPFAIHEGQKLIFREGKSKGVGTVTRIAS; encoded by the coding sequence ATGACCAGTAAAAGTTTCTCTAAACTCACCAGTAAGGGTGAGAGAAAAAACATAGAATTTAAAGAAAACCTTAATTCTGACCCTCATCTTTTAACTGAGCGTAAGCAACAATTGGCATCCCAGATGAAGTACCGTCTGGCACGGGGAAATGGAGAAGCCATCTATTTTGTGGGTGTTGATGATGATGGCTTGCTGGTGGGCCTGGAAAAAGAACAGATGGATGAATCACTATTTGTTTTGGGAGAACTGGCCCGTGAAATAAAGGCTAAAATCATCAATGTGGAAAAACAAAATGCTGGCCAGGGAGAAGTTGCCAAAGTCATTATCAACCGCGAACAAAACAGTAAACCAGACCATTTACTTATTGGAGTAGCTGGCCACGTGGACCATGGGAAAAGCACCCTGGTGGGAACCCTGACCACGGGTAAACTGGATACTGGTTCGGGAAGTACCCGTATATTTTTGGATGTTCAAAAACACGAAATAGAACGGGGTTTATCCGCTGATCTCTCCTTTGCCGTTTATGGATTTAAAAATGGAGAAACAATACGCATTAGGAATCCCCTTAATAAGGGGGACAAGGCCCTTATGGTGGAAAAATGTGATAAACTGATTTCTTTTGTGGATACCGTAGGGCATGAACCCTGGCTCCGTACCACCATCCGAGGTATTGTGGGTCAGAAGCTAACTCACGGCCTCCTGGTAGTGGCCGCTGACCAGGGACCCACCCACATCACCCGGGAACACTTGGGGATAATTTTAGCCATGGAACTACCGGTGATCGTGGTGATGACCAAGATCGACCGGGTAAGTGAGGATCAAATCCAGGCTGTTCGCCAGGAGATCTTCGACCTCCTGAAACTGGTGGGAAGAATACCCTACATGGTAAAAAACATGGAAAATGCCGATTTCCTGTCAGAAAACATGAACCAACACTTAGTACCGGTTATCAAAGCATCTCCTGTTACTGGTGAAGGCTTGGAACTCTTAGATCGCCTGTTTTCTGGTCTTAAAATACCCTCCCACGAAGAAGACTTCCAGAAACCATTCATGATGTACATCGATAAGATCTACTCGGTTATGGGAGTGGGAACAGTGGTGAGCGGCACCATAAGACAGGGTAAAGTTGAAAAGGGTGAAAAACTTATTTTAGGTCCCTTGAGTTCTGGAGATTTCCTCCCGGTGAATGTGAAGACCATTGAAATGCACCACTATCGTAAGGAAAGTGCCAGTGTGGGAGAAGTGGTTGGAATATCCATTACTGGCGTTGAAATGGATGAAATAAGGAGGGGGATGATTATATGCCACCCCGATTATAAACCCCAGCCAGTACGAGAATTTGACGCAGATGTAGCCATCCTCGTGCATCCCACCACCATCAAGGAGGGTTACGAGTGCATTACCCATATAGAAACCATAGCCGAAACCACCTGCTTCCGACCCCTGGGCCAGGAATACCTTTCGGCAGGAGACACCGGCCAGGTTAGAATGAGATTCAAATACCATCCCTTTGCCATTCATGAAGGTCAAAAACTAATTTTCAGGGAAGGTAAAAGTAAAGGGGTGGGAACAGTAACCCGCATAGCCAGTTAA
- a CDS encoding TraB/GumN family protein, producing the protein MAPDNLTIIGTAHVSEKSVEEVKDTIIESQPDIVAVELDAARYQNLLNEKHGVQEDKEIKIREILKGNNFTMLLVSSFLSYFQKKIGEKVGVKPGSEMLAAAEAAQEAGAQVALIDRDIQITLKRALNHMGFWEKAKFVYSIIASFFSKDEDIEDIEDIKQGDALEEVMGYFQEMSPSAYQVLVKERDAFMAQRLLDLPGNVVAVVGAGHKNGIKKYMENPQDIPPLQQLLELKESKISATKLILFAIPALFIVIFVLAFLQGINIQSGLLQFVLLTGGLAFVGSLLAGSKLPSAVTAFIVAPFTAIHPLLAAGWFAGIVEAKLRGVSMDDLSQLSKSESLRDMWNNRLFRILLVVVGANIGTTIGVFLSIPNVLLPLINRLMGM; encoded by the coding sequence ATGGCACCTGACAACTTAACCATCATTGGTACGGCTCACGTCTCGGAAAAAAGCGTGGAAGAAGTAAAAGATACCATTATAGAAAGCCAACCCGATATAGTGGCTGTGGAACTTGACGCTGCCCGTTATCAAAACCTTCTCAATGAAAAACACGGAGTTCAAGAGGACAAGGAAATTAAAATAAGGGAGATCCTTAAGGGTAACAATTTCACCATGTTACTGGTGAGCAGTTTCCTCAGCTACTTCCAGAAAAAAATAGGAGAAAAGGTAGGAGTCAAACCCGGTTCAGAGATGCTGGCGGCAGCAGAAGCAGCCCAGGAAGCCGGGGCCCAGGTGGCCCTCATTGACCGGGACATTCAGATCACCCTCAAACGGGCCTTAAATCATATGGGCTTCTGGGAAAAGGCTAAATTTGTTTACAGTATCATAGCATCATTTTTCAGCAAAGATGAAGACATTGAAGACATTGAAGATATAAAACAGGGCGATGCCCTGGAAGAGGTTATGGGATACTTCCAGGAAATGTCCCCCAGTGCCTACCAGGTACTGGTGAAAGAACGAGACGCCTTCATGGCCCAGAGACTCCTGGATCTTCCGGGAAATGTGGTGGCCGTGGTGGGAGCCGGGCATAAAAATGGTATTAAAAAGTACATGGAAAACCCCCAGGACATACCCCCACTCCAACAGCTTTTAGAACTAAAAGAATCAAAGATCAGTGCCACTAAATTGATTTTATTTGCCATACCCGCACTGTTCATAGTTATATTTGTATTAGCATTTCTGCAGGGGATTAACATTCAATCCGGGCTTCTGCAGTTCGTCCTTCTCACCGGAGGGTTGGCCTTTGTAGGATCCCTTTTAGCTGGTTCTAAACTTCCTTCGGCAGTCACTGCATTTATAGTGGCGCCATTCACGGCCATACACCCCCTTCTGGCTGCTGGCTGGTTTGCGGGAATAGTGGAGGCTAAATTAAGGGGTGTTTCCATGGATGACCTATCTCAGCTATCCAAGAGTGAAAGCCTGCGTGATATGTGGAATAATAGATTGTTCCGGATACTGCTGGTGGTAGTGGGCGCCAACATCGGAACCACCATAGGAGTCTTCCTATCCATCCCTAACGTCCTCTTACCCTTAATAAACAGATTAATGGGCATGTGA
- a CDS encoding DUF1922 domain-containing protein: MYLIFRCDCGRAVYAKEGVKQKKCVCGKNLKVKERRILAKTEDSQQASEKVQELQEEKYGGAYFTTANKL, encoded by the coding sequence ATGTATTTAATATTTCGATGCGACTGTGGACGGGCAGTTTATGCCAAAGAAGGCGTCAAACAGAAAAAATGTGTCTGTGGGAAGAATTTGAAGGTTAAAGAAAGAAGGATCCTGGCCAAAACCGAAGACTCCCAACAGGCCTCGGAAAAGGTGCAGGAACTTCAGGAAGAGAAGTACGGCGGGGCTTACTTTACCACCGCCAACAAGTTATGA